In Paraburkholderia caribensis, a single window of DNA contains:
- a CDS encoding helix-turn-helix domain-containing protein, whose protein sequence is MTTDLSSPLPRMAACRFETSVAHDADEQARNLHGWTQTYDQLTAGRFVGRLTGLHLDDMHVFCETTSQTLRQTCEVPSDAYWFGIPADDQRVGRIGPQPIGGDSLAFQRGGVEFELLTPGGYAIFGVVVRGEVLHRHAEFVEHADRIGRAAIGRAAIGRAAIGQAAHTGIIPIDTQNKSRFCALLAGMLDDAANAALSERARRNLQASVLSSLFELCTTASLEPVAIPARPRRQWIVSEARDYVLANRDRPIGVPELCERLHVSRRTLQYCFQDVLGLAPASYLRAIRLNGARRDLCDAAPGERTVQDVAAAWGFWHLSQFATDYRKLFGVRPSETLKTIHATASAPLAH, encoded by the coding sequence ATGACGACCGACCTTTCTTCTCCGTTGCCGCGAATGGCTGCCTGCCGGTTCGAAACGAGCGTCGCGCACGATGCCGACGAACAGGCGCGCAATCTTCACGGCTGGACGCAGACCTACGACCAGCTCACGGCGGGCCGCTTCGTCGGTAGGCTGACGGGTCTGCACCTCGACGACATGCACGTGTTCTGCGAGACGACCAGCCAGACGCTGCGGCAGACCTGCGAAGTGCCGTCCGACGCCTATTGGTTCGGCATTCCCGCCGACGACCAACGTGTCGGCCGCATTGGCCCGCAACCGATCGGCGGCGATTCGCTTGCCTTTCAGCGCGGCGGCGTCGAGTTCGAGCTGCTGACACCCGGGGGCTACGCGATCTTCGGCGTAGTGGTGCGCGGCGAGGTGCTGCACCGGCATGCGGAATTCGTCGAGCACGCCGATCGGATCGGTCGGGCCGCGATCGGTCGGGCCGCGATCGGTCGGGCTGCGATTGGCCAGGCTGCGCACACCGGCATCATTCCCATCGATACGCAAAACAAGTCGCGCTTCTGCGCACTCCTCGCCGGCATGCTCGACGACGCGGCTAACGCCGCGCTGTCAGAACGAGCCCGGCGCAATTTGCAAGCCTCGGTGCTGTCTTCGCTGTTCGAGCTGTGCACGACGGCGTCGCTAGAGCCCGTCGCTATTCCTGCCCGCCCGCGCAGGCAGTGGATCGTTTCCGAGGCGCGCGATTACGTGCTCGCGAATCGCGACCGTCCCATCGGCGTGCCGGAACTCTGCGAGCGTCTGCACGTCAGCCGCCGCACGCTGCAATACTGCTTTCAGGACGTGCTGGGCCTCGCACCGGCGAGCTATCTGCGCGCAATCCGTCTGAACGGCGCACGCCGTGACCTGTGCGACGCGGCGCCCGGCGAGCGGACCGTGCAGGACGTCGCGGCTGCATGGGGCTTCTGGCATCTGAGCCAGTTCGCCACCGACTATCGCAAGCTTTTCGGCGTGCGTCCCTCTGAAACGCTGAAAACGATCCACGCTACCGCCAGCGCGCCGCTGGCTCACTAG
- the dbpA gene encoding ATP-dependent RNA helicase DbpA, protein MTTKSRPFSELPLSEAALANLTQLGYVEMTPIQAASLPIALAGQDLIAQAKTGSGKTAAFSLALLARLDARSYAVQAMVLCPTRELADQVTQEIRRLARAEENIKVLTLCGGTPMRPQTASLEHGAHIVVGTPGRIMDHLERGSLSLDALNTLVLDEADRMLDMGFFDDIAKVARQCPKERQTLLFSATYPEGIAKLSQQFLRNPKDVKLEERHDDSKIRQRFYEVTEDERLHAVGQLLNHYRPVSTIAFCNTKNQCRDLLDVLRAQGFHALALHGELDQRERDQVLIQFANRSCSVLVATDVAARGLDIAQLEAVINVDVTPDPEVHVHRIGRTGRADQEGWALSLASMNEMGRVGGIEEAQGRDVEWHPLAELKAASNEPLLPPMETLQILGGRKEKIRPGDVLGALTGDAGFNGTQIGKINVTEFSTYVAVERGIARDALRKLNAGKVKGKKVKVRLMDE, encoded by the coding sequence ATGACAACAAAGTCTCGTCCCTTCAGCGAACTGCCCCTTTCCGAAGCGGCACTCGCGAATCTCACGCAACTCGGCTACGTCGAAATGACGCCCATTCAGGCAGCGAGTTTGCCGATCGCGCTGGCCGGTCAGGATCTGATCGCGCAGGCGAAAACGGGCAGCGGCAAGACCGCGGCGTTTTCGCTCGCATTGCTGGCGCGGCTCGACGCGCGCAGCTACGCGGTGCAAGCGATGGTGCTGTGCCCGACGCGCGAACTCGCCGATCAGGTGACACAGGAAATCCGGCGCCTCGCGCGCGCCGAAGAAAATATCAAGGTGTTGACGCTGTGCGGCGGCACGCCCATGCGTCCGCAGACGGCGAGTCTCGAGCATGGCGCGCATATCGTCGTCGGCACGCCGGGGCGGATCATGGACCATCTGGAGCGCGGCAGCCTGTCGCTCGACGCGCTCAACACGCTCGTGCTCGACGAAGCGGACCGCATGCTCGACATGGGCTTCTTCGACGATATCGCGAAGGTCGCGCGTCAATGTCCGAAAGAGCGGCAGACGCTGCTGTTCTCGGCGACGTATCCCGAGGGGATCGCGAAACTGAGCCAGCAGTTCCTGCGCAACCCGAAGGACGTCAAGCTCGAAGAACGGCACGACGACAGCAAGATCCGCCAGCGCTTCTACGAAGTCACGGAAGACGAGCGTCTGCATGCCGTCGGCCAGTTGCTGAATCACTACCGCCCCGTGAGCACGATCGCGTTCTGCAACACGAAGAACCAGTGTCGCGATCTGCTCGACGTCTTGCGCGCACAAGGTTTTCATGCGCTTGCACTGCATGGCGAGCTCGATCAGCGTGAGCGTGACCAGGTACTGATCCAGTTCGCGAACCGCAGCTGCTCGGTGCTCGTCGCAACCGACGTCGCCGCGCGCGGGCTCGACATTGCGCAGCTCGAAGCTGTGATCAACGTCGACGTGACCCCTGATCCGGAAGTGCACGTGCACCGCATCGGCCGGACGGGTCGCGCGGATCAGGAGGGCTGGGCGCTGAGTCTCGCGAGCATGAACGAGATGGGACGCGTGGGCGGCATCGAAGAGGCGCAAGGGCGTGATGTCGAATGGCATCCACTGGCCGAGCTGAAGGCGGCGAGCAACGAGCCGCTGCTGCCGCCGATGGAGACGCTGCAGATTCTCGGCGGCCGCAAGGAAAAGATCCGTCCCGGCGATGTGCTGGGCGCGCTGACGGGCGACGCCGGTTTCAACGGTACGCAGATCGGCAAGATCAACGTGACGGAGTTTTCGACTTATGTCGCCGTCGAGCGCGGCATCGCTCGTGACGCGCTGCGCAAACTCAACGCGGGCAAGGTCAAGGGCAAGAAGGTGAAAGTGCGTTTGATGGACGAGTGA
- a CDS encoding pyridoxal phosphate-dependent aminotransferase: MQSALQARSKLPDVGTTIFTVIGQLAAEHNALNLSQGAPNFSPDEALVDGVTKAMRAGHNQYAPMAGIGALRAALAAKVETLYGVHYDPSTEVTVIASASEGLYSTISALVHPGDEVIYFEPSFDSYAPIVRLQGAKPIPIKLSSTDFRVNWDEVSAAITPKTRMIIVNTPHNPTATIFSDADIERLKAVTRNTDIVILSDEVYEHVVFDDAKHHSMACHRELAERSVIVSSFGKSYHVTGWRVGYCLAPAALMDEIRKVHQFMVFSADTPMQYAFVEALSNPQSYLGLSAFYQHKRDLLARELSESRFELLPSEGSFFMLARFRGFSDESDSDFVLRLIRDAKVATIPLSAFYTDGTDSGLIRLSFSKDDETLIEGARRLRSI; the protein is encoded by the coding sequence ATGCAGAGCGCTTTGCAAGCCCGCTCGAAGTTGCCGGACGTCGGCACGACGATTTTCACGGTGATCGGTCAACTGGCCGCCGAACACAATGCGCTGAACCTGTCACAGGGCGCGCCGAATTTTTCGCCCGACGAAGCGCTCGTCGATGGTGTGACCAAAGCCATGCGCGCCGGTCACAACCAGTACGCGCCAATGGCGGGCATCGGCGCCTTGCGCGCAGCGCTGGCCGCGAAGGTCGAAACGCTGTACGGCGTGCACTACGATCCGTCGACGGAAGTGACCGTGATCGCCAGTGCCAGCGAAGGCCTGTATTCGACGATCAGCGCGCTCGTGCATCCCGGCGACGAGGTGATCTACTTCGAGCCGTCGTTCGACAGCTATGCGCCCATCGTGCGTCTGCAAGGCGCGAAGCCTATCCCGATCAAGCTGTCTTCCACCGACTTCCGCGTGAACTGGGATGAAGTGTCCGCGGCGATCACGCCGAAGACGCGGATGATCATCGTCAACACGCCGCACAATCCGACCGCGACGATTTTCAGCGACGCCGATATCGAGCGCCTGAAGGCCGTCACGCGCAACACGGATATCGTGATTCTGTCCGACGAAGTGTATGAGCATGTCGTGTTCGACGACGCGAAGCATCACAGCATGGCGTGTCACCGCGAGCTGGCGGAACGCAGCGTGATCGTGTCGTCGTTCGGCAAGTCGTATCACGTGACGGGCTGGCGCGTCGGTTATTGCCTCGCGCCCGCTGCGCTGATGGACGAGATCCGCAAGGTCCATCAATTCATGGTGTTTTCCGCCGACACGCCCATGCAGTACGCGTTCGTCGAAGCGCTGTCGAATCCCCAAAGCTATCTGGGCCTGTCTGCGTTCTATCAGCACAAGCGCGACCTGCTGGCGCGCGAGCTGAGCGAGTCGCGCTTCGAACTGTTGCCGAGCGAGGGCAGCTTCTTCATGCTTGCGCGTTTTCGCGGCTTCTCGGATGAAAGCGACAGCGACTTCGTGCTGCGCCTGATCCGCGATGCGAAGGTCGCGACCATTCCGCTGTCCGCGTTCTATACGGACGGCACGGATTCAGGCCTGATCCGGCTGAGCTTTTCGAAGGACGACGAGACGCTGATCGAAGGCGCGCGCCGTTTGCGTTCAATCTGA
- a CDS encoding carbon-nitrogen hydrolase family protein, with the protein MMQESIKAAVVQMSSSADVEQNLGEARRWAHQAARDGATLICLPEYFCWIGDDEMQRVALAEAFGDGPIQQALSELARETGAWLIGGTVPIRPSHGSQAGTHAYNTSLVFDPSGRCSARYDKIHLFSFNQGAEQHAEGDTMVGGDSIGTAQGPFGTLRLSVCYDLRFPELYRAEPAADVIAVPAAFTYTTGLAHWELLLRARAVENQAFVLASGQCGTHSNGWRTFGHSMIVGPWGEVLARHDDEPGIALATLTQSALDEARNRLPVLTHRRIATPSNVR; encoded by the coding sequence ATGATGCAGGAATCGATCAAGGCAGCCGTGGTGCAGATGAGCAGCAGCGCGGACGTCGAGCAGAATCTCGGTGAAGCGCGTCGCTGGGCGCATCAGGCCGCGCGCGATGGCGCCACGCTCATCTGCTTGCCCGAATACTTTTGCTGGATCGGCGATGACGAAATGCAGCGTGTGGCCCTTGCCGAAGCATTCGGCGATGGTCCGATCCAACAGGCGCTTTCCGAACTCGCGCGCGAGACGGGTGCGTGGCTGATCGGCGGCACGGTGCCGATCCGGCCGTCGCATGGCTCGCAGGCCGGCACGCATGCGTACAACACGTCGCTCGTGTTCGATCCATCGGGACGATGCTCGGCGCGCTACGACAAGATCCATCTGTTCAGCTTCAACCAGGGCGCCGAGCAGCACGCGGAAGGCGACACGATGGTGGGCGGCGACAGCATCGGCACGGCGCAAGGTCCGTTCGGCACGTTGCGTCTGTCGGTGTGCTACGACTTGCGCTTTCCCGAGCTGTATCGCGCGGAACCCGCTGCCGATGTGATCGCCGTGCCCGCCGCTTTCACGTACACCACAGGTCTCGCGCATTGGGAACTGCTGCTGCGCGCGCGAGCCGTCGAGAACCAGGCGTTCGTGCTCGCGTCCGGCCAGTGCGGCACGCATTCGAATGGCTGGCGGACTTTTGGCCACAGTATGATCGTCGGGCCGTGGGGCGAAGTGCTCGCGCGGCATGACGACGAACCCGGCATCGCACTCGCGACGCTGACACAAAGCGCGCTCGACGAAGCGCGCAACCGCTTGCCGGTGCTCACGCATCGGCGCATCGCCACGCCGTCGAACGTGCGTTGA
- a CDS encoding ABC transporter substrate-binding protein encodes MKLVKNLLMLACAFASVATASAMAADATSLRYGLEAQYPPFESKGSNGELQGFDIDIGNAVCKTANLKCSWVETSFDGLIPALQGRKFDAINSAMNATEKRRQAIDFTNVIYRVPTQLIARKDSGLQPTPESLKGKRVGVLQASIQETYAKAHWENAGVTVVPYQDQNQVYADLVAGRLDATLVLAPAGQAGFLSRPDGKDFAFVGQAVRDDKILGSGVAFGIRKGDTALRNQLNAAISKVQADGTVKTLAEKYFGNIDVSAK; translated from the coding sequence ATGAAGCTTGTGAAGAATCTGCTGATGCTGGCGTGCGCGTTCGCATCGGTGGCGACGGCATCGGCGATGGCCGCCGATGCGACGTCGCTGCGCTACGGCCTCGAGGCCCAATATCCGCCGTTCGAATCGAAGGGCTCGAATGGCGAGCTGCAGGGCTTCGATATCGATATCGGCAATGCGGTCTGCAAGACGGCGAACCTCAAATGCAGCTGGGTCGAAACGTCGTTCGACGGCTTGATCCCCGCGTTGCAGGGCCGCAAGTTCGACGCGATCAACTCGGCGATGAACGCAACGGAAAAGCGCCGTCAGGCAATCGACTTCACCAACGTGATCTACCGCGTGCCGACGCAACTGATCGCGCGCAAGGATAGCGGGCTGCAACCGACGCCCGAGTCCCTGAAAGGCAAGCGCGTCGGCGTGTTGCAGGCGTCGATCCAGGAAACGTATGCGAAGGCGCATTGGGAAAACGCTGGCGTCACCGTCGTGCCGTATCAGGACCAGAACCAGGTGTACGCGGATCTCGTCGCTGGCCGGCTCGACGCGACGCTGGTGCTCGCGCCGGCGGGTCAGGCGGGCTTCCTGTCGCGTCCTGACGGCAAGGACTTCGCGTTCGTCGGTCAGGCGGTGCGCGACGACAAGATTCTCGGCAGCGGCGTGGCGTTCGGCATTCGCAAGGGTGACACGGCGCTGCGCAATCAGTTGAATGCGGCCATCTCCAAAGTGCAGGCGGATGGCACGGTCAAGACGCTCGCGGAAAAATACTTCGGCAATATCGACGTTTCGGCCAAGTAA
- a CDS encoding anti-sigma factor family protein, which translates to MSRPHPPSDTPLTEADMQAFADGNLPPDRAARVRKYLGARPGEADRIAFYRQLNMQMRSAFEGALPQGFQAHDGERKRTIEIPSAMRRFFVRRIGVALLGIVLMVLSATGWFFAARVSPEMLDAAAVMALMRDSGQRAGAAPEAALYDPHSVDLAPLGLKLVATKTRHPNALASIDVLDYRNADGEAVVLLSAPAPFATDQPHWAAQRIGEVRLLSWTVKGRRYVLAGKAKTHGLMRAADALTIR; encoded by the coding sequence ATGTCCCGCCCCCATCCACCTTCCGATACGCCGCTTACCGAAGCGGACATGCAGGCATTTGCCGACGGCAATCTGCCGCCGGATCGGGCCGCGCGCGTAAGGAAGTATCTGGGCGCGCGCCCCGGGGAGGCCGACCGGATCGCGTTCTATCGGCAGTTGAACATGCAGATGCGCAGCGCGTTTGAAGGCGCGCTTCCGCAAGGTTTTCAGGCACATGATGGCGAACGTAAGCGGACCATCGAAATCCCGTCAGCGATGCGCAGGTTCTTCGTGCGGCGCATCGGCGTCGCGTTGCTGGGCATCGTGCTGATGGTTTTGTCCGCGACCGGCTGGTTTTTTGCGGCGCGCGTGTCGCCGGAAATGCTCGACGCCGCGGCTGTCATGGCGTTGATGCGCGATTCCGGGCAGCGAGCCGGTGCTGCACCCGAGGCTGCACTTTACGATCCGCACTCGGTCGATCTGGCGCCTTTAGGGCTAAAGCTGGTTGCGACGAAAACGCGTCATCCGAACGCGTTGGCGAGCATCGACGTACTGGATTACCGCAATGCCGATGGCGAAGCTGTCGTGCTGCTGTCGGCTCCGGCACCATTCGCAACGGACCAGCCGCACTGGGCGGCGCAGCGCATCGGCGAGGTGCGGTTATTGTCGTGGACGGTGAAGGGCCGGCGCTATGTGCTTGCCGGAAAGGCCAAGACTCACGGTCTGATGCGCGCCGCTGACGCGCTGACGATCCGTTAG
- a CDS encoding RNA polymerase sigma factor produces MDIRNELMDHVPRLRRYARALISNRDLADDLVQDTLERALTRTKMFEAGTDLRAWLFTIMHNVFVNQVRKSSARAVHVSVDDESIVESEFAVSGEQARSLEVRDLDFALQRLPADQREVVLLVGLEEMSYAEVAIALDIPVGTVMSRLSRGRERLRALMAGAQPGAKLKVVR; encoded by the coding sequence ATGGACATCCGTAACGAGTTGATGGACCACGTGCCGCGATTGCGCCGCTATGCGCGCGCGCTGATCAGCAATCGCGATCTCGCGGACGATCTCGTGCAGGACACGCTCGAACGCGCGCTCACGCGAACGAAGATGTTCGAGGCGGGAACCGATCTGCGTGCATGGCTGTTCACGATCATGCACAACGTGTTCGTCAATCAGGTGCGCAAGTCGTCGGCGCGCGCCGTTCACGTTTCGGTGGATGACGAGAGCATTGTCGAAAGCGAATTTGCGGTGTCGGGCGAGCAGGCGCGCTCGCTCGAAGTGCGCGATCTCGATTTCGCGTTGCAGCGGTTGCCTGCTGATCAGCGCGAAGTCGTCTTGCTGGTCGGGTTAGAGGAAATGAGTTACGCCGAAGTTGCGATTGCGCTCGACATCCCCGTCGGTACGGTGATGTCGCGGCTCTCGCGTGGACGCGAGCGCTTGCGCGCATTGATGGCGGGCGCACAGCCCGGCGCGAAACTGAAGGTGGTGCGATGA
- a CDS encoding anti-sigma factor family protein: MSDQQTPISEEDIHAYVDGTLSDERREEVERAIELNPALAARVSDYFSLNNMFHERYDRVLNEPVPARLRMPQKRRWLSAANWPQFAGMAAALVLGIGIGVGTNIGKDVAAPSAVTSSGMSNTRPVSADASEVFARKAALAHVVYMPSVNRPEQIGQDHEQDFVQYLANKLGTDVHPPMLTKSGFELAGGRILPGDDGPVAQFMYHNANGERVTLCISHRKVNANTTAFKLYQEGPVNVFYWVDGDFGYAVSGGIDRKVMLQIAHDVYAQLTGATPG; this comes from the coding sequence ATGAGCGATCAACAGACTCCCATCAGCGAAGAAGACATTCATGCGTACGTGGACGGCACGCTGTCCGACGAGCGCCGAGAAGAGGTGGAGCGCGCGATCGAACTGAATCCCGCGCTGGCGGCGCGCGTCAGCGATTACTTTTCGCTGAACAATATGTTCCATGAGCGCTATGACCGCGTGCTGAACGAGCCCGTGCCTGCGCGTTTGCGTATGCCGCAGAAGCGTCGCTGGCTCAGCGCGGCGAACTGGCCGCAGTTTGCGGGTATGGCGGCGGCGCTGGTGCTGGGCATCGGCATTGGCGTCGGTACGAACATCGGCAAGGATGTGGCTGCGCCGTCGGCTGTGACGTCATCGGGAATGTCGAACACGCGGCCCGTCAGTGCGGATGCTTCTGAAGTGTTCGCGCGGAAGGCGGCGTTGGCGCACGTCGTGTACATGCCTAGCGTCAATCGTCCCGAGCAGATCGGCCAGGACCACGAGCAGGACTTCGTGCAGTACCTCGCGAACAAGCTCGGCACCGATGTGCATCCGCCGATGCTTACGAAAAGTGGATTCGAGCTCGCGGGCGGCCGCATCTTGCCCGGTGACGACGGGCCTGTTGCGCAGTTCATGTATCACAACGCGAACGGCGAGCGCGTGACGCTTTGTATTTCTCATCGCAAGGTGAATGCGAATACGACGGCGTTCAAGCTCTATCAGGAAGGGCCGGTGAATGTGTTTTACTGGGTTGACGGTGATTTTGGCTATGCGGTGTCGGGCGGTATCGATCGCAAGGTGATGCTGCAGATTGCGCACGATGTGTATGCGCAGTTGACAGGCGCGACGCCGGGTTAA
- a CDS encoding DUF4148 domain-containing protein, giving the protein MKMLALLAVSVAALGSTNVFAQGKTRAEVYQELIEAQQNGLNFVTDASYPDVNPAFQGTVDYLKKQALAKAERANKMAKAASDAAVPGN; this is encoded by the coding sequence ATGAAGATGCTCGCATTGCTGGCCGTCTCCGTCGCTGCACTCGGTTCGACGAATGTCTTCGCGCAAGGCAAGACCCGCGCAGAGGTGTATCAGGAGTTGATCGAGGCGCAACAGAATGGCTTGAACTTCGTCACGGACGCTTCGTATCCCGATGTCAACCCGGCGTTTCAAGGCACGGTCGACTATTTGAAGAAGCAGGCGCTCGCCAAAGCGGAACGCGCGAACAAGATGGCCAAGGCGGCTTCGGATGCGGCCGTGCCTGGGAATTGA
- a CDS encoding PaaI family thioesterase: MDETEVRELLDRVLAPWVRALSLTPVKVDDESATLRLPFSGELRHSGGVICGQVFMAAADTAMVVAISAALGGFKPMTTVSLNISFMRAVRKGDVVITARVLRMGRNLVFGEVELTDDDGKMAVHATTTYALLN, translated from the coding sequence ATGGACGAAACCGAAGTCCGTGAACTGCTGGATCGTGTGCTCGCGCCATGGGTACGCGCGTTGTCGCTCACGCCCGTCAAAGTCGACGATGAAAGCGCGACGCTGCGCTTGCCCTTTTCCGGCGAGCTTCGCCACAGCGGCGGCGTGATCTGCGGTCAGGTCTTCATGGCAGCCGCCGATACGGCGATGGTCGTCGCCATCTCAGCGGCGCTCGGCGGGTTCAAACCAATGACCACCGTGTCGCTGAATATCAGCTTCATGCGGGCCGTTCGCAAAGGCGACGTGGTGATCACCGCGCGCGTGCTGCGCATGGGCCGCAATCTGGTGTTCGGCGAAGTCGAACTGACCGACGACGACGGCAAGATGGCCGTTCACGCCACCACCACTTACGCGCTGCTCAACTAA
- a CDS encoding patatin-like phospholipase family protein has protein sequence MFDQVVFAGGGNRCWWQAGFWDVIQPELAIKPRVITGISAGAATACMLYTRDADWVMRYYETALRNNTKNAYWGNLLRGESVFPHYRIYRQALLDIYGEKFAQLAKAPEIRIGVSHVPRWLGARSAVAAGLIAYNIEKYIRKTLHPTLGQSLGFHPEFVRAQDCASVEELADLILQSSCTPPFTPVLRRNGRPVLDGGMVDNVPVGALDPAPGNVLVMVTRIYPRPQMFVVPHGTQQRLYVQPSRKVPISSWDYTSPSQMQHAYNLGRVDGEQFLQRVPELLDAAAHD, from the coding sequence ATGTTCGATCAGGTCGTATTCGCAGGCGGCGGCAATCGCTGTTGGTGGCAAGCAGGATTCTGGGATGTAATCCAGCCGGAACTGGCTATCAAGCCGCGCGTGATCACGGGCATTTCCGCGGGCGCGGCCACGGCCTGCATGCTGTACACGCGCGACGCCGATTGGGTGATGCGCTATTACGAGACCGCCCTGCGCAACAACACGAAGAACGCGTACTGGGGCAATCTGCTGCGCGGCGAATCGGTGTTTCCACACTACCGGATCTACCGGCAGGCGCTGCTCGATATCTACGGCGAAAAGTTTGCGCAACTGGCGAAGGCGCCGGAAATCCGCATCGGCGTGTCGCACGTGCCGCGCTGGCTGGGCGCGCGCAGCGCCGTCGCGGCCGGGCTGATTGCCTACAACATCGAAAAATACATCCGCAAGACGCTGCATCCGACGCTCGGCCAGTCGTTAGGCTTTCATCCGGAATTCGTCCGCGCGCAGGATTGCGCGAGCGTCGAAGAACTCGCCGACCTGATCCTCCAGTCATCGTGTACACCGCCGTTCACGCCTGTCCTGCGGCGCAACGGGCGTCCCGTGCTGGATGGCGGGATGGTCGACAATGTGCCCGTCGGCGCGCTCGATCCGGCGCCCGGCAATGTGCTGGTGATGGTGACGCGTATCTATCCGCGTCCGCAGATGTTCGTGGTGCCGCACGGCACGCAACAGCGGCTGTACGTGCAGCCGTCGCGCAAAGTACCGATTTCGAGCTGGGACTACACGAGCCCGTCGCAGATGCAGCACGCTTACAACCTCGGCCGTGTGGACGGCGAGCAGTTTCTACAACGCGTGCCTGAACTACTCGACGCCGCCGCGCACGACTGA
- a CDS encoding D-2-hydroxyacid dehydrogenase family protein, with protein MKIAILDDYQDAVRKLDCFQMLADHEVKVFNNTVRGLGQLASRLSEVDALVLIRERTRISSQLLDKLPHLRMISQTGRAGNHIDIAACTERGIAVLEGVGSPIAPAELTWALIMAAQRRIPQYVANLKQGAWQQSGLKTSALPPNFGLGQVLRGQTLGIWGYGKIGRLVAGYGKAFGMNVLIWGREHTREAALADGYQVAESREALFEQSDVLSLHLRMHDDTRGIVKQDDLMRMKPTALFVNTSRAELLEENALIGALSHNRPGMVAIDVYESEPILQGYSLLRMENVICSPHIGYVEKESYELYFSAAFKNILAFDQGDTSSVANPEALQGGRRR; from the coding sequence ATGAAGATTGCCATCCTTGACGATTATCAAGACGCCGTCCGCAAGCTCGACTGTTTCCAAATGCTCGCCGACCACGAGGTCAAGGTTTTCAACAACACCGTTCGCGGTCTGGGCCAACTCGCCAGCCGTCTGTCGGAAGTCGACGCGCTGGTCCTGATTCGCGAACGCACCCGCATCAGCTCGCAACTGCTCGACAAGCTTCCGCATCTGCGCATGATCAGCCAGACAGGCCGAGCAGGAAACCATATCGACATCGCCGCCTGTACGGAGCGCGGCATTGCCGTGCTCGAAGGCGTTGGCTCGCCGATCGCGCCCGCCGAGCTGACGTGGGCCCTAATCATGGCCGCGCAGCGCCGCATTCCGCAATACGTGGCAAACCTTAAGCAAGGCGCCTGGCAGCAGTCCGGCCTGAAGACTTCGGCGCTGCCGCCGAACTTCGGTCTCGGCCAGGTGCTGCGTGGACAAACGCTCGGCATCTGGGGCTACGGCAAGATCGGCCGGCTGGTGGCGGGTTATGGCAAGGCGTTCGGGATGAACGTGTTGATCTGGGGCCGCGAGCACACCCGCGAAGCGGCGCTCGCCGACGGCTATCAGGTCGCAGAAAGCCGCGAGGCGCTGTTCGAGCAGAGCGACGTGCTGTCGCTGCATTTGCGCATGCACGACGACACGCGCGGTATCGTCAAACAGGACGATCTGATGCGCATGAAGCCGACCGCGCTGTTCGTCAACACGAGCCGCGCCGAGCTGCTCGAAGAGAACGCGTTGATCGGCGCGCTGTCGCACAACCGGCCGGGCATGGTGGCGATCGACGTCTACGAAAGCGAGCCGATCCTGCAAGGCTACAGCCTGCTGCGCATGGAAAACGTGATCTGCTCGCCGCATATCGGCTACGTCGAGAAGGAAAGCTACGAGCTTTATTTCAGCGCGGCGTTCAAGAACATTCTCGCGTTCGATCAGGGCGATACGTCGAGCGTCGCGAATCCGGAAGCGCTGCAAGGCGGACGCCGCCGGTAA